The following proteins are encoded in a genomic region of Pseudomonas saponiphila:
- a CDS encoding YkgJ family cysteine cluster protein, with protein MKCREGCGACCIAPSISSPIPGMPNGKPAGERCLHLSVEHLCGLFGRPERPAVCGAFQADPEVCGESREDAIRLLGWWEQVTAA; from the coding sequence ATGAAATGCCGTGAAGGTTGTGGCGCCTGCTGCATTGCCCCTTCCATCAGCTCACCGATCCCCGGAATGCCCAATGGCAAGCCGGCGGGAGAACGTTGCCTGCACCTGTCTGTCGAACACCTGTGTGGCTTGTTCGGTAGGCCGGAGCGGCCAGCGGTGTGCGGCGCGTTTCAGGCAGATCCCGAGGTGTGCGGCGAAAGCCGGGAAGATGCCATCCGCTTGCTCGGATGGTGGGAACAAGTGACAGCGGCTTAG
- a CDS encoding START domain-containing protein, producing MGSLYRMAVLCGFTVLLSATAHAEDWQTAKDEDGIKISLSEVAGSKYKAYRGVTTMKTSIGKLRALQEDVVGACAWIHECKTQKLLKHEGDQTWTYTQFNTPWPVTARDSVLHITTSEAADGSLTRKLEGVPTYIPEEKGFVRVSQVEGYWKFVPKGADQVEVTYQVHTEPGGSVPSWLANKFVVDAPFNTLKALKTRAEKP from the coding sequence ATGGGTTCGCTGTATCGAATGGCTGTGCTCTGTGGCTTCACCGTGCTGTTGTCGGCAACGGCCCACGCCGAAGACTGGCAAACGGCGAAGGACGAAGACGGCATCAAGATTTCCTTGAGTGAAGTGGCCGGCTCCAAATACAAGGCCTACCGTGGTGTTACCACCATGAAGACCTCCATCGGCAAGCTGCGTGCATTGCAGGAAGACGTGGTGGGTGCCTGCGCCTGGATCCATGAGTGCAAGACCCAGAAACTGCTCAAGCACGAAGGCGATCAAACCTGGACCTACACCCAGTTCAACACGCCTTGGCCGGTCACTGCGCGTGACTCGGTGCTGCACATCACTACCAGCGAAGCCGCAGACGGCAGCCTGACCCGCAAGCTGGAAGGTGTGCCGACCTACATCCCGGAAGAGAAAGGTTTCGTGCGCGTATCCCAGGTCGAGGGTTACTGGAAGTTCGTGCCCAAAGGTGCCGATCAGGTCGAAGTGACCTATCAGGTGCACACCGAGCCTGGTGGCAGCGTGCCGTCCTGGTTGGCCAACAAGTTCGTGGTGGACGCCCCTTTCAACACCCTGAAGGCGCTCAAGACCCGTGCCGAAAAGCCGTGA